From Cannabis sativa cultivar Pink pepper isolate KNU-18-1 chromosome 8, ASM2916894v1, whole genome shotgun sequence, a single genomic window includes:
- the LOC133030421 gene encoding probable E3 ubiquitin-protein ligase RHG1A produces MAMVNTNYNISINLDCSSSLPPESFHFEQDNKYLVFKVNFCNEVRPSEHIIQNINQSTIVSHATYFSYQSDVTRLILFGVGVTDPIAGSILTTQINNYIDIHINNLPFAAFKYVIVNIYIVTVTGLEQEQQSRIIDSTFREALGVIPNVPATQESINKLKELNIKEGDDIATNNNCTICQENLLFEDMKVVEMPCSHLYHKNCIVSWLKIKHLCPLCRYSIPTATTAVENTVLDANTNSATLS; encoded by the coding sequence ATGGCGATGGTAAATACCAATTACAATATAAGTATAAATTTAGATTGCTCAAGTAGTCTTCCACCAGAAAGCTTTCACTTTGAACAAGATAATAAGTACTTGGTGTTTAAGGTAAACTTTTGCAATGAAGTACGTCCTTCTGAACACATTATTCAGAACATAAATCAATCCACTATAGTTAGTCATGCCACATATTTTTCATATCAATCTGACGTCACAAGACTTATTCTATTTGGAGTAGGTGTGACAGATCCAATTGCGGGATCCATACTTACTacccaaataaataattacattgATATTCATATTAACAATCTTCCTTTTGCGGCCTTTAAATACGTTATTGTCAATATTTATATTGTCACCGTCACTGGTCTAGAACAAGAACAACAATCGAGAATTATTGATAGTACATTTAGAGAGGCACTTGGTGTCATTCCAAATGTTCCTGCCACACAAGAATCCATAAATAAACTTAAAGAATTGAATATTAAGGAGGGTGATGATATTGCTACCAACAATAATTGTACCATTTGTCAAGAAAACTTGTTGTTTGAAGATATGAAAGTCGTAGAGATGCCATGTTCTCATCTTTATCACAAGAACTGTATTGTTTCTTGGCTAAAGATTAAGCATTTGTGCCCCTTGTGTCGCTACTCAATACCCACTGCCACCACTGCTGTTGAAAATACTGTGCTCGACGCCAACACCAACTCCGCCACCTTATcttga
- the LOC115699710 gene encoding uncharacterized protein LOC115699710 → MLLFSKVCNPILTHLAILLPQQSSYLKTKAWFLPFIVGLDYLCRTLHLNISARTYVQLDDGTELLDAVMFGDVAENIFSCTAVQLRSYSDEKHKLFIQKTTKQLSAKKWRIQLYVDANRTMSSKYNQFTIQAVEPMED, encoded by the exons ATGTTGTTATTTAG TAAAGTCTGCAATCCTATTCTTACACACTTGGCCATCCTTCTTCCTCAACAAAGCTCTTATTTGAAGACCAAAGCTtg GTTTCTGCCATTTATTGTCGGTTTAGATTATTTGTGTCGTACTCTCCATTTGAATATCAG TGCAAGGACATATGTACAACTCGACGATGGTACAGAGTTGCTAGATGCTGTGATGTTCGGTGATGTTGCAGAAAACATATTCTCATGTACTGCAGTTCAATTAAGATCATATTCGGACGAG aaaCATAAGTTGTTTATCCAAAAAACTACGAAGCAATTATCAGCCAAAAAATGGAGAATTCAGTTGTACGTAGATGCAAACCGAACAATGAGTTCAAAGTACAATCAGTTCACCATCCAAGCAGTTGAACCAATGGAAGATTAG